The DNA sequence GTCGCAGCTTTCCCGGGCCCGCCACTTGCTGGAGCAGCGCCTGCACCGGCAGGCCCATATTCCTCACTACCATGACTGAGTTCGAATCGGAAAAATTCTACCACGACTTACGCCAGAAGCTCGACGGCTACGGCAGCGCGCCGCCCGAGTCGGTGTGGGCCGGCATCCGGGAGCAGGTGCCCGCCCGCCAGCGCCGGCGGCGGCCCATCTGGCTGGCCCTGGCGGCCTGCACCCTGCTGGTATGCCTTACCGTGGGTCTTAACCAGTGGAAGTCCTTCTTCACGCTCCCAACCGACGTGGGGTCGGCGGCGGACAACGCGCGGGGCACCGCCCGGGCGGCAGCCGCCCGAACGAAAACCATGCGGACGGCAACTGCGGCGCCGACGGAAGCGACTGGCGCCAGCGCCGTAGCTTCGACGGCGGCTTCGGCTTCGCCCGATGCTTCGGCTCTACCATCCCGCACTTCGCCCACGGCCTCGGCCGCACCAGCTCCCAACGCCGGCAGCCCGCGGCCGACTACGGGTGCCGCCGCCGGAGCTACTTTGCCTCAATCGGTAACGCCTGGTCTTGGTCTTACGCGTACTGGCCGCCCCCGTCCCCCGCAGCTGGCGGCGCTGAACGCTACCCACCCGACGCGGCGGGTAGCGGGACGGCCGGCCGCTGACATGGCGGGCCCGTCGGCCACAGCGGCGCCGCTAGTCGGCAGCCGGGCCCGCCGGGCGCGGACTAGCGGCGCCGGGGCGGCGGGCCTGCTGGCCGGCAACTCGACCCGGCGGCGCACCCGGCGCTTCGGCCAGCCGACCGACCAGCTGGGCGCGGCCCCTCAGGTGGCCGCCGCCAGCCCCGGCCGCCGTGCCTACAACCGCCGTAGCCGCGCCCTGAGTGACGCTTCGCAGTCCGGCCTTTCCTCCGAGCTGACCACGACGGAAGCCGGCCGCCGTACCGGCAGCCGCCGCCGGAGCCGGGCCCCACAAATCAGCAACGATCGGCTGGCCCTGCTGGTGCTGCGGCCGGCGGCGCTGCAAGTGGAAGAGCCCGACGTGGAGCGCGCCCACCGCAATGCGCCTAAGCGGCCCACCCGGCAGGAGCTGCGCCTGCGCAACTGGAGCGCCCAGTTGCTCCTGGGCTCGGGCCTGACGTACCGGGTGCTGGGCGGCACGCCGACGCAGCTGGAAACGCTGGAGCGGCCCAGCCTGGGCTTCTCGGGGCAGGCCACGGCCAGCTACGCTTTTTCGCGGCAGCTGGCGGTAAGCGCGGGCGTGGGCTACGCCGAGTACGCCACCACCCTGCGGTATGATTTGCAGAAAGCCGGAGCGGAAACGGTGACGAAAAAGGATTTCCGCGACGTGTACCGCTTCCTGACCGTGCCGGTGCAGGCTCAGCTAACCCTGGGCGGCAACCCGCGCTGGCGCTACGGCGTGCTGGGCGGCGGCACGCTGGGCATTCTGGCCGGGGCCAAGACCACGGAAGGCTCGGCCTGCAACTGCCAGCAAACCCAGTGGACCAGCTCGACGCAGGAGCTGCCCTTTGCCCGCGCCAGCCTGCTACTCAGCGGCGGGGCCTTTGCCAGCTACCAGTTTGCCGTGGGCCAGTGGTTCACGATTCGGCCCCAGGGGCAGATTTTCCTGAACTCCCTGACCGACCCGGCGGCGGGCCGCACCGCCCGCCGGCCCTGGAGCCTGGGCCTGCAGGCGGGCTACAGCTGGGACCTGGACCCGCGCAACAAGCACTAATTCTCTTTATCCACTCTACCTCCTTACCTATTCCAATGAAACGTCTCCTGTTTGCTTCCCTCCTGCTATTGCTGGCCGGTGTGCTGCCCGCCTGCCAGTTCGACCCCGGCATCGTCGTCTGCGAAGATGGC is a window from the Hymenobacter aquaticus genome containing:
- a CDS encoding outer membrane beta-barrel protein, with amino-acid sequence MTEFESEKFYHDLRQKLDGYGSAPPESVWAGIREQVPARQRRRRPIWLALAACTLLVCLTVGLNQWKSFFTLPTDVGSAADNARGTARAAAARTKTMRTATAAPTEATGASAVASTAASASPDASALPSRTSPTASAAPAPNAGSPRPTTGAAAGATLPQSVTPGLGLTRTGRPRPPQLAALNATHPTRRVAGRPAADMAGPSATAAPLVGSRARRARTSGAGAAGLLAGNSTRRRTRRFGQPTDQLGAAPQVAAASPGRRAYNRRSRALSDASQSGLSSELTTTEAGRRTGSRRRSRAPQISNDRLALLVLRPAALQVEEPDVERAHRNAPKRPTRQELRLRNWSAQLLLGSGLTYRVLGGTPTQLETLERPSLGFSGQATASYAFSRQLAVSAGVGYAEYATTLRYDLQKAGAETVTKKDFRDVYRFLTVPVQAQLTLGGNPRWRYGVLGGGTLGILAGAKTTEGSACNCQQTQWTSSTQELPFARASLLLSGGAFASYQFAVGQWFTIRPQGQIFLNSLTDPAAGRTARRPWSLGLQAGYSWDLDPRNKH